GACAAGAAAGAAGAAGTATACCAGGACTTTTATGATGGTGTAAATATGGCTCCTGCTGAGTTGGAAGACTGGTTGGAAACAGATGCGTCTAAGTCTGTAGGAAACGACAGTGGTGATGGCGAAGCAGTAGGCCATAAATCTGGCAAAAAAATCGTTAAGATAAAACGTACCAACAAAGAAGACTTGAGCGACGATCAGTACGAACATATGCAGAAAGTGGTAGGCTACATTAACAGGCACCTTTCACAAAAACCCAAAAATGATGTAGAAGACAGCAAGTGGAGATATAGCCTGATGAACTGGGGACATGACCCTCTCAAATAGCGCTAATTATTTAACTGCATAGATAAGTAAAGCCACCTTAATGACTTAGGGTGGCTTTTTTGAATAAAGAAACCAGACATTTTTATCAGGTTAGGGAAGAATATAATATTTGTCACACTAAATAAAGCATCAATAATTTTCTGTATATTCAAATAGTGCGTCGGGAATGAAGCGATATCCCCCTACTCCACATTAACCTCAATTGCCATGTTCCGCACCTATCTAAAATTTGCTACCCGAACTTTCTTAAAAGATAAATTTTACTCTGCGCTTAATGTCATAGGCTTGGCGCTGGGTATTGCAGTAAGCATTATTATTCTGCTTTACCTTCAGAATGATCTTACCTACGATCAGCATCACACTAAACATCAACAGATTTATAGGTTGGTAACTAATGTAAAAGGGCCGGGAGTAGAGTTTCATACGGCTGATGCTGCTCGCGAAGTAGCTCCTATGCTGGCTGAAGAGTATCCTGAAATTCTAGCCTATGCCAGGTTTGTCCGTATGGGTCGCACCTTGGTAAACCTTGCCGCGGGAGACAATGAGAAGATGTTTAACGAAGAAAAGTGGTACCACGCTGATTCCAGTGTTTTTGAAGTATTCACTCACCCATTTATTGAAGGCAACCCAAAAACAGCACTTAAAGAAAAAAATAGTCTCGTACTCACCAAATCGCTGGCCCGTAAATACTTCGGGGAGGCAGAAGCTTTAGGTAAAAATCTACTCTTGCATGAATCTAAAGAGAGCTACACAGTAACCGGAGTAATTGAAGATTTAGCGGATAACTCTCACTTTAAATTTAATGCACTGGCCTCTCATATAGGAGAGAGACAATGGGCCATGAGAGACGGCGAATTTAATTCTGAGGTAATCTGGAACCCAGATGCTGCCACTTACCTGCTTTTTCCTGAAGGCTATACTCCTGAAGAATTTTTTGCCAAGCTTCCACCTTTTCATACTAAGTATATCCAACCGTTTGGCGATCAGGTAGAGAGTGAGCTCTGGTATTATCTGGAGCCTTTAGCAGATGTCCATTTCCATTCCGTACAGGATTTTGACCATCCTCAGGGTAATATCGCTTATGTCTATGCTTTTGGGGGCATTGGCTTATTCATTCTGCTGCTGGCCTGTATCAATTATATGAATATGGCAACAGCGCGCTCGGCACAAAGAGTAAAAGAAATTGGTATACGTAAAGTAATGGGTTCTAGCAGAAATGCACTTATTCTCTCTTTTCTAGGTGAGTCTATGCTGCTTTCCATATTAGCGCTCTTTCTTGCTTTAGGCATAGTAATGATAGTGCTGTACGCGACTCCCTTTAATGATCTGATAGAAAAACAGCTTAGTCTTAACCTTTTAGAGAA
This window of the Porifericola rhodea genome carries:
- a CDS encoding DUF3140 domain-containing protein: MKDDKKEEVYQDFYDGVNMAPAELEDWLETDASKSVGNDSGDGEAVGHKSGKKIVKIKRTNKEDLSDDQYEHMQKVVGYINRHLSQKPKNDVEDSKWRYSLMNWGHDPLK